A region of Liolophura sinensis isolate JHLJ2023 chromosome 8, CUHK_Ljap_v2, whole genome shotgun sequence DNA encodes the following proteins:
- the LOC135473024 gene encoding uncharacterized protein LOC135473024 has translation MHKAGPYGSQPRQVPHQEADVLTVAMLGNFPLTSETIGLIRRGSDIDVEAIFGGNIAGRRLTGVKINPLFLEGQSEEDVRQAQSLGRNGYHTHDPTIRLNVYDLRSPAHRQNGKRQTIVKIGRNEILSVSTSSHATGEGEISVSAGTADNGPTPEAHIPVPENSMIGDSVQESRVSIQTEDSAAYVSVVTETAHVRKTPLTSPEAKDHSSPSQHSGRRATTCYDNPHTKDVREVVVSFSETADRPVMDKPSQEIDWSESGDVTDPRPPVHKDSPDGVLSQDGRVSLDGGVLQEGCVPADEPNSHTSSPEVKTLKPILVRSQSSFDSVLSSAGLSLALGEDTPVKYPPKTASTKTVKFAEDTIDNENKTKRYMKERIDLSKLMLESPAYGSVNPVFLEEEEEDDEEVNNVNNNQPELPRYDQLPDLNVPSYMQKYLVDAPPSKPVGVEGRPYSPSHTTVIPEQPDSEESPGDTSQDTEISEVPGYEAFVLKTAAQERRKQAIKWTLITVVVVAVLIVSIALPVYFTSKDS, from the exons ATGCATAAGGCAGGACCTTACGGAAGCCAACCTCGGCAGGTGCCTCATCAG GAGGCTGATGTGTTGACAGTTGCCATGCTGGGAAACTTTCCTCTTACCAGTGAGACCATTGGATTAATCAGAAGGGGGTCAGATATTGACGTTGAG GCAATCTTTGGTGGGAACATCGCAGGGCGTCGACTGACTGGAGTGAAGATTAACCCTCTGTTCCTGGAGGGTCAGTCTGAGGAGGATGTGAGGCAGGCTCAGTCCCTGGGTAGAAACGGCTACCACACCCACGACCCTACCATACGACTCAACGTCTATGACCTGCGCTCTCCAGCCCACCGCCAGAACGGAAAGCGACAGACCATTGTCAAGATAGGCCGAAATGAGATCCTCAGTGTCTCCACAAGTTCTCATGCCACAGGTGAGGGGGAGATCAGTGTGAGTGCTGGTACAGCAGACAATGGCCCTACCCCTGAGGCACACATTCCCGTTCCAGAGAACAGTATGATTGGAGATTCTGTACAGGAGAGCCGGGTTAGCATACAGACAGAAGATTCCGCAGCCTATGTGTCTGTTGTGACAGAAACTGCCCATGTCAGGAAAACACCACTAACCTCCCCTGAAGCTAAAGACCACAGCTCACCATCACAACATTCTGGGAGAAGGGCGACAACTTGCTATGACAACCCACACACGAAAGATGTTCGTGAAGTTGTGGTGAGCTTTTCAGAGACTGCTGACAGGCCAGTGATGGATAAGCCGTCTCAAGAGATAGACTGGTCGGAATCAGGGGATGTGACAGATCCTCGTCCGCCTGTACACAAAGATTCACCTGATGGCGTCTTGTCACAGGATGGTCGAGTATCTCTGGATGGTGGTGTGTTACAGGAAGGTTGTGTGCCGGCAGATGAGCCCAACTCACATACAAGCTCACCTGAGGTGAAGACATTAAAACCCATCTTAGTGAGATCCCAGTCGTCATTTGACAGCGTTCTATCATCTGCAGGGTTGTCTCTAGCACTGGGTGAGGACACACCTGTTAAGTATCCCCCCAAAACTGCCAGTACTAAAACTGTGAAGTTTGCTGAGGACACAATAGACAatgagaacaaaacaaaacgctACATGAAGGAACGGATAGACCTAAGCAAACTAATGCTGGAAAGTCCTGCTTATGGTAGTGTTAACCCAGTGTTCcttgaggaggaggaggaggatgaCGAGGAAGTGaacaatgtcaacaacaacCAGCCAGAGTTACCTCGCTATGATCAG TTACCTGACTTGAATGTGCCATCATACATGCAGAAATACCTGGTTGATGCTCCGCCCAGCAAACCGGTCGGTGTTGAGGGCAGGCCGTATTCCCCATCCCACACCACTGTCATACCTGAACAGCCTGACTCTgag GAGTCACCAGGGGATACGAGCCAGGATACAGAGATATCAGAGGTACCTGGCTATGAAGCTTTTGTTCTGAAAACTGCTGCTCAAGAAAGACGAAAACAGGCCATTAAATGGACTCTgattactgttgttgttgttgctgttctAATTGTGTCGATAGCATTACCTGTATATTTCACATCTAAAGACAGCTAG